From the Actinomadura luzonensis genome, the window GCGGTAGTAGCCCTTCATGACGTGGAAGCCGCGGGTGACCAGCTCGCCGATGTGCTCGCGGCCGGGCGGCAGGCGGTTGCCGTGCTCGTCCCAGATCTGCGTCTCGGTGCCCCAGATGGGCTTGCCGACGCTGTAGGCGCGCCGCTCCTCGGCGCTGACGTTGAACGTCGTGGTGGCGGCCGTCTCGGTCAGGCCGTACCCCTCCAGGATGAGGACGCCGAACCGCCGCTCGAAGGCGTCCATGACGTGGGCCGGGATGGGGGCGCCGCCGGAGATGGCCACGCGCAGCGAGGACAGGTCGAAGGCGTCGAGGCCGGGATGCTCCAGCAGCGCCACGAACATCGTGGGCACGCCCTCGAAGATCGTCGCCCGGTCGCGCTCGATGGCCGTGAGCGCCGCCTCGGCGTCGAAGCGCGGCACGAGCGAGAGCGTGCAGCCGAAGCGCACGCACACGTCGAGGATGGACGACAGGCCGAAGACGTGGAACAGCGGCAGGATCGTCAGCACGACGTCCTCGGGCCGGACGTCGAAGAGCCGGCCGGGGATGTCGGCGTTCATGTAGAGCTGAAAGTGCGTCAGCTCCGCGCCCTTGGGCAGGCCGGTGGTGCCGGAGGTGAACACGATCGCGGCGGTGTCGGAGCCCTCCCTGGCGGCGAGGGGCCGCCGCCCGGTGACGGGCACGGGCAGCTCGGTGAACGGGCGGGTGTCGCGGGCGGGCGCGCCGACCACGAACACGTCCTTGACGCCGGCGTCCTCCGCGCCGAGCGCGGCCTCCTTGGCGGCGGCCTCGTAGGTGATGAGCGCGCGGGCGTCG encodes:
- a CDS encoding long-chain-fatty-acid--CoA ligase encodes the protein MFNLAVILRESAQAAPAKPAIRHPGGAITYAELDELSDSVAEGLATLGVRPGQAVGLQLPNIPQFVVSYFGILKVGAVVVPLSPLLKAREVAYSLRGSDARALITYEAAAKEAALGAEDAGVKDVFVVGAPARDTRPFTELPVPVTGRRPLAAREGSDTAAIVFTSGTTGLPKGAELTHFQLYMNADIPGRLFDVRPEDVVLTILPLFHVFGLSSILDVCVRFGCTLSLVPRFDAEAALTAIERDRATIFEGVPTMFVALLEHPGLDAFDLSSLRVAISGGAPIPAHVMDAFERRFGVLILEGYGLTETAATTTFNVSAEERRAYSVGKPIWGTETQIWDEHGNRLPPGREHIGELVTRGFHVMKGYYRRPEATAEVMTGGWLHTGDLGYEDDDGFFFIVDRKKELIIRGGYNVYPREVEEVLYTHPAVAEAAVIGVPDARLGEEVVAFVTLHPDASATPEELTAFCRDRMASYKYPRSVEVRGTLPKLPNGKIAKLELKPSR